In Fundidesulfovibrio soli, the following are encoded in one genomic region:
- a CDS encoding riboflavin synthase, whose product MFTGLVQGMGKVESLQARGGQMRLTIRALFELADIVLGESIAVNGACLTVESGGSNAFTAYASAETLDKTSLGGLGAGSLVNLERALALGDRLGGHLVSGHVDCLATVRAVEPAGESRRITMDFPEEFGPLVVEKGSVALDGVSLTVNACGKDWLSVNIIPATQGETTINSWAPGRAVNMETDIIGKYVARMLGPYPGAAKPSRITEDFLRQHGF is encoded by the coding sequence ATGTTCACCGGCTTGGTTCAAGGTATGGGGAAGGTGGAGTCGCTTCAGGCGCGCGGGGGCCAGATGCGGCTGACCATCAGGGCGTTGTTCGAACTTGCGGACATCGTGCTTGGCGAGTCCATTGCGGTCAACGGCGCATGCCTCACCGTGGAGAGCGGGGGCAGCAACGCCTTCACCGCTTACGCCTCCGCCGAGACCCTGGACAAGACCAGCCTGGGCGGCCTGGGCGCGGGGTCGCTGGTGAACCTGGAGCGGGCCCTGGCCCTTGGCGACCGCCTGGGCGGGCACCTGGTCAGCGGCCACGTGGACTGCCTGGCCACCGTGCGCGCGGTTGAACCGGCGGGCGAATCCCGCCGCATCACCATGGACTTCCCCGAGGAGTTCGGCCCCCTGGTGGTGGAGAAGGGCTCCGTGGCCCTGGACGGCGTGAGCCTCACCGTGAACGCCTGCGGGAAGGACTGGCTCAGCGTGAACATCATCCCCGCCACCCAGGGGGAGACCACGATCAACTCCTGGGCTCCCGGGCGCGCCGTGAACATGGAGACCGACATCATCGGCAAGTACGTGGCCAGGATGCTGGGCCCTTACCCGGGCGCGGCCAAACCCTCGCGCATCACCGAGGATTTCCTGAGGCAGCACGGATTTTAA